A stretch of Candidatus Dadabacteria bacterium DNA encodes these proteins:
- the gap gene encoding type I glyceraldehyde-3-phosphate dehydrogenase → MSIRVGINGFGRIGRHILRIGLGREGLEFVGINDITDIETLAHLFKYDSVFGRYPGEVECDDEGITVDGKFIRVFSERDPANIPWTETGAQIVAEASGIFRTREAAAAHMGETVKKVIITAPASGEVDFTTVVGINDNDYEPESHDVISNASCTTNCFGMLVKVLHENFWIRRGEMTTIHSYTNDQRILDTPHKDKRRARAAALSIIPTSTGAASAIQLVFPELKGKLSAVAVRVPTPNVSLVDFTCEVEKGTSADEVNSKFKEAAEGTLSGYLAYVEDEIVSSDLVGDTHSCSFDSMLTSVVEDNLVKVVAWYDNEYGYTSRVVDLIELVGRGL, encoded by the coding sequence ATGTCCATCAGGGTCGGAATAAACGGGTTTGGAAGAATAGGAAGACACATACTCAGAATCGGTCTTGGCAGAGAAGGCCTTGAGTTTGTGGGGATAAACGATATTACGGACATCGAGACCTTGGCTCATCTTTTCAAGTACGATTCGGTGTTCGGCCGCTACCCGGGAGAGGTCGAGTGTGACGACGAGGGAATAACCGTTGACGGGAAATTCATAAGGGTGTTTTCCGAGAGGGACCCTGCGAATATTCCGTGGACCGAGACGGGAGCACAGATCGTGGCGGAAGCAAGCGGTATTTTCAGAACCCGCGAGGCCGCGGCGGCGCATATGGGCGAAACCGTGAAGAAAGTGATAATCACGGCGCCCGCGAGCGGCGAGGTGGATTTCACCACGGTAGTGGGCATAAACGATAATGACTACGAGCCCGAGAGCCACGACGTGATTTCAAACGCGTCCTGCACCACCAACTGCTTCGGGATGCTGGTCAAGGTTCTCCACGAAAATTTCTGGATCAGGCGTGGAGAGATGACCACGATACACTCCTACACGAACGACCAGAGAATACTTGACACCCCGCATAAAGATAAAAGGAGGGCAAGAGCTGCTGCCCTCTCCATAATCCCCACAAGCACGGGGGCCGCAAGCGCCATACAGCTTGTGTTTCCGGAACTCAAGGGGAAACTCTCCGCGGTCGCCGTAAGGGTACCCACGCCCAACGTGTCGCTTGTGGATTTCACCTGCGAAGTGGAAAAAGGAACTTCCGCAGATGAGGTGAATTCCAAGTTCAAGGAAGCGGCTGAAGGAACGCTTAGCGGTTACCTTGCTTACGTCGAGGACGAAATCGTTTCTTCCGATCTTGTGGGAGATACCCATTCCTGTTCCTTTGACTCAATGCTGACTTCAGTGGTGGAGGATAATCTGGTTAAGGTCGTTGCCTGGTACGACAACGAGTACGGATACACTTCCAGAGTGGTTGATCTCATAGAGCTTGTCGGGAGAGGACTTTGA
- a CDS encoding phosphoglycerate kinase, translating to MTDLPCSQYEGKRVFVRVDFNVPVNGRKITEDYRIRRTIPTIDYLTRCGARVVLASHMGRPKGRRIEHLSMAPVAERLNEFLGVKVRFPGAVVGRKVENASKKLKDGEVMLLENLRYHDEETENDADFSRKLASLADIYVNEAFGTSHRVHASTYGMTAHFEKKLAGLMVGNEMKFLSRLIKRPKKPYVVIVGGMKIKDKIGALKNIIKKADKVLVGGGVAYTFLAARGVSVGKCSVEKEMLYWAREALETYKEKILLPVDHVMAEAVGGRKMRVVVTGAEIPDDMTAFDIGPKTVEKFTSHIKGEGTVFWNGPMGFFEVDDFSNGTSAIARSFALATWRGATTVLGGGDSVASLKKSGVKFSEATHVSTGGGACFEFLGGSDLPGISVLSDS from the coding sequence GTGACCGACCTTCCCTGCTCGCAGTACGAGGGGAAAAGAGTTTTCGTAAGGGTTGATTTCAACGTTCCCGTAAACGGCAGGAAAATAACCGAAGATTACAGGATAAGGCGCACTATCCCGACAATCGATTACCTTACGAGATGCGGAGCCAGGGTAGTACTTGCTTCCCACATGGGAAGACCCAAAGGGCGCAGAATAGAACATCTTTCAATGGCTCCGGTGGCGGAAAGGCTTAACGAATTCCTGGGGGTCAAAGTCCGTTTTCCAGGCGCGGTTGTTGGCAGAAAGGTTGAGAACGCCTCGAAAAAGCTCAAAGACGGCGAAGTGATGCTTCTTGAGAATCTCAGGTATCACGATGAAGAAACGGAAAACGACGCGGATTTCTCGCGGAAACTCGCCTCTTTGGCCGATATTTACGTGAACGAAGCTTTCGGCACCTCGCACAGAGTCCACGCCTCCACCTACGGAATGACCGCCCACTTCGAGAAAAAGCTCGCGGGCCTTATGGTGGGAAACGAAATGAAGTTTCTTAGTCGTTTAATAAAAAGACCAAAAAAACCCTACGTGGTCATCGTTGGTGGAATGAAGATAAAGGACAAGATAGGAGCCCTCAAGAACATAATCAAAAAAGCGGACAAGGTTCTTGTGGGCGGCGGGGTGGCTTATACTTTTCTTGCGGCGCGCGGGGTTAGCGTCGGGAAATGTTCCGTGGAGAAGGAGATGCTTTACTGGGCTCGGGAAGCCCTTGAAACCTATAAGGAAAAGATCCTTCTGCCTGTTGATCACGTGATGGCCGAGGCCGTCGGCGGCAGAAAAATGCGTGTAGTGGTTACGGGCGCGGAGATTCCCGACGACATGACGGCTTTTGACATAGGGCCGAAGACGGTGGAGAAATTCACCTCGCATATAAAGGGGGAAGGCACGGTTTTCTGGAACGGTCCCATGGGATTTTTCGAGGTGGACGATTTTTCAAACGGCACAAGTGCCATCGCCAGATCGTTTGCGCTTGCCACATGGAGAGGGGCCACCACGGTTCTCGGAGGGGGAGACAGCGTGGCGTCACTTAAAAAGTCCGGGGTCAAGTTCTCCGAAGCGACCCACGTTTCGACCGGGGGCGGTGCCTGTTTCGAGTTCCTCGGAGGGTCCGACCTCCCAGGAATATCGGTTCTCAGTGACAGCTAA
- a CDS encoding class I fructose-bisphosphate aldolase, whose translation MAIKELKGINKIEALLGEDSEYLLGHKCTTISKKNLYLPGPGYVDEVFVQNDRSPAVIRNLQTILNHGCLGGTGYVSILPVDQGIEHSAGASFAVNPLYFDPENIVKLAMEGGCNAVASTVGVLGSVSRKYAHKIPFIAKINHNELLSYPNTYDQIIFGNVDQAFQLGAVAVGATIYFGSEESSRQIQEISEVFSHAHSLGLATILWAYLRNPVFKQDEADYHVSADLTGQANHLSVSVGADIVKQKLPENNGGFTALSFGKTHERVYSKLTSDHPIDLTRYQLANCYMGRVGLINSGGASGSDDLGDAVRTAIINKRAGGMGLISGRKSFQKPMREGIALLKSIQNVYLEREITIA comes from the coding sequence ATGGCCATAAAAGAACTTAAGGGGATCAATAAGATAGAGGCGTTGCTGGGAGAGGATTCGGAATACCTGCTCGGCCACAAGTGCACTACTATAAGCAAGAAAAACCTCTATCTTCCGGGACCAGGTTACGTAGACGAGGTATTCGTCCAGAACGACCGCTCGCCCGCAGTGATAAGAAACCTGCAGACCATCCTTAATCACGGATGTCTCGGAGGGACGGGATACGTATCCATCCTTCCGGTGGACCAGGGGATTGAGCACTCGGCTGGAGCGTCTTTTGCGGTTAATCCGCTTTATTTCGATCCTGAGAACATAGTGAAGCTTGCCATGGAGGGAGGTTGCAATGCCGTGGCCTCGACCGTGGGAGTGCTGGGTTCGGTTTCAAGAAAATACGCGCACAAAATTCCCTTCATAGCGAAAATCAACCACAATGAGCTGCTGAGCTATCCCAACACTTACGACCAGATTATTTTCGGAAACGTGGATCAGGCTTTTCAGTTGGGGGCCGTGGCGGTCGGAGCGACGATATATTTCGGTTCCGAGGAAAGCTCCCGCCAGATTCAGGAAATATCCGAAGTTTTCAGCCACGCTCATTCTCTGGGTCTCGCAACGATACTCTGGGCCTATCTGAGAAACCCGGTTTTTAAGCAGGACGAGGCGGATTACCACGTTTCGGCTGACCTCACGGGGCAGGCAAACCACCTTTCGGTGAGCGTGGGAGCCGATATAGTCAAGCAGAAGCTCCCGGAAAACAACGGCGGCTTCACGGCTCTTTCCTTTGGAAAGACCCACGAGCGCGTTTACTCAAAGCTGACTTCCGACCACCCCATAGACCTTACCCGCTATCAGCTCGCAAACTGCTACATGGGGAGAGTGGGGCTTATAAATTCGGGAGGTGCCTCAGGCTCAGACGATCTTGGGGATGCGGTGAGAACCGCCATTATAAACAAAAGGGCCGGGGGAATGGGACTTATAAGCGGAAGAAAGTCTTTCCAGAAACCCATGCGCGAAGGCATCGCGCTTCTGAAAAGCATTCAGAACGTCTACTTGGAGCGGGAGATCACGATTGCCTGA
- a CDS encoding LLM class flavin-dependent oxidoreductase: MSERISFGLTAPLPGKPVTELVDFAVRCEAAGFDAAWFPDHILFMAKKLTPEVWSIITAAAVKTDRIRLGAIGDPHRSHPAMFAHRLATIDNLSGGRAFSCLGYGEKMNLDYYGINWNRPLARLRESVPIMRRLWAGETVTFEGEFYSLSEAEVRISPVNGEEVPVYIAATGPKALGVAGALGNGWVTNAMPTWVFSSKLSEVEKAMSENPTASENFEKCIYIFVSIAKDKDTAYETLDRIKHAIIWPDVIEEAGYDLEIDPKYKGLSYTSIMPNDQDMLTRFRQMGETYYTREILSDFVIYGTAGDAIKRFEEYIEAGVTHFIIRDFSPDLEYSFDTLAGEVISHFK, encoded by the coding sequence ATGAGTGAGAGAATCAGCTTCGGGCTTACCGCCCCCCTTCCGGGCAAACCCGTTACCGAACTCGTGGATTTCGCCGTCCGCTGCGAGGCGGCCGGTTTCGATGCCGCATGGTTTCCCGACCACATACTGTTTATGGCGAAAAAACTGACTCCGGAAGTGTGGTCCATAATCACGGCTGCGGCGGTAAAAACGGACAGAATCCGACTTGGAGCCATCGGGGACCCCCACAGGTCCCATCCCGCCATGTTCGCCCACAGGCTCGCGACCATAGATAACCTCTCGGGAGGAAGGGCGTTCAGCTGTCTTGGGTACGGGGAAAAGATGAATCTTGACTACTACGGCATAAACTGGAACAGGCCCCTTGCGCGCCTGCGGGAATCCGTACCCATCATGAGACGGCTTTGGGCGGGCGAGACGGTGACCTTTGAGGGAGAGTTCTACTCTCTTAGCGAAGCCGAAGTAAGAATAAGTCCCGTTAACGGAGAAGAAGTTCCGGTATACATAGCGGCGACCGGCCCGAAAGCCCTCGGGGTCGCCGGCGCGCTGGGGAACGGCTGGGTAACGAACGCGATGCCCACATGGGTTTTCTCAAGCAAGCTCAGCGAAGTGGAAAAAGCCATGAGCGAGAATCCAACCGCCTCGGAGAACTTTGAGAAGTGCATATACATTTTCGTATCCATCGCCAAGGACAAGGACACTGCCTACGAAACTCTTGACAGAATAAAACACGCGATAATCTGGCCCGACGTCATAGAGGAAGCCGGGTACGATCTCGAAATAGATCCCAAGTACAAAGGGCTCTCCTACACAAGCATAATGCCCAACGACCAGGACATGCTGACCAGATTCAGGCAGATGGGAGAGACGTACTATACACGGGAGATACTGTCTGATTTCGTGATTTACGGAACGGCCGGTGACGCGATAAAAAGGTTCGAAGAATATATAGAAGCCGGGGTTACCCACTTCATAATCAGGGATTTCAGCCCCGATCTTGAGTACTCCTTTGACACGCTCGCAGGAGAAGTGATAAGCCACTTCAAGTAA
- a CDS encoding class 1 fructose-bisphosphatase, which yields MVSITTLDEFIIRNQYEFPYSTGELSRLLRDIGFAAKIVHREVNKAGLVADILGKTGQINIQGEEVRKLDSYANEKFLTALEHGGECAGVASEENEDFIAFSDENSKNSKYVIAIDPLDGSSNIDVNVSVGTIFSVYRRTSKMFSPCLKEDFLQPGKAQTAAGYIIYGSSTMLVYTTGHGVNGFTLDPSIGEFCLSHPNIKIPSHGSIFSVNYYNYPKFPDKVKKYLDHCRDGENNSSLSLRYVGSMVADIHRNLLKGGIFLYPQTSDSPNGKLRLLYECNPMAFIVEQAGGAASSGAERTLDIQPTELHQRTPIYIGSYNMVSKFLNFLKDTKEPEEE from the coding sequence ATGGTTTCAATAACTACTCTCGACGAATTTATCATAAGAAATCAGTATGAATTTCCCTACTCCACGGGGGAACTTTCAAGGCTGCTTCGGGATATAGGGTTCGCGGCAAAAATAGTTCACAGGGAAGTAAACAAAGCCGGTTTGGTCGCGGACATACTGGGCAAAACAGGCCAGATAAACATTCAGGGGGAAGAGGTAAGAAAGCTTGATTCCTACGCAAACGAAAAATTTCTGACCGCGCTTGAACATGGCGGAGAATGCGCGGGAGTAGCGTCTGAGGAAAACGAGGATTTCATAGCCTTCTCCGATGAGAACTCGAAGAACTCAAAATACGTCATAGCGATAGACCCTCTTGACGGCTCTTCCAACATAGACGTGAACGTGTCGGTGGGAACCATATTCTCCGTATACAGAAGAACGTCAAAAATGTTCTCCCCGTGCCTAAAGGAGGACTTTCTTCAGCCGGGCAAGGCCCAGACGGCCGCCGGGTACATAATATACGGTTCTTCGACCATGCTGGTATACACCACCGGGCATGGAGTAAACGGATTTACCCTAGACCCGTCGATAGGAGAGTTCTGCCTTTCCCATCCGAATATAAAGATCCCGAGCCACGGCAGCATATTCTCGGTCAACTACTATAACTATCCGAAATTCCCGGACAAGGTAAAAAAGTATCTCGATCACTGCAGGGATGGAGAAAACAATTCAAGCCTTTCGCTTCGATATGTCGGGTCCATGGTCGCCGACATCCACAGAAACCTGCTCAAAGGGGGAATATTCCTCTACCCGCAGACCTCGGATTCTCCGAACGGAAAACTAAGGCTTCTCTACGAGTGCAATCCAATGGCTTTCATAGTGGAGCAGGCCGGAGGGGCTGCATCGAGCGGAGCGGAGAGAACCCTCGATATTCAGCCGACGGAACTTCACCAGAGAACCCCGATATATATCGGTTCATACAACATGGTAAGCAAGTTCCTGAATTTCTTGAAAGACACCAAAGAACCCGAGGAGGAGTAA
- a CDS encoding CvpA family protein, with amino-acid sequence MNLFDILLLCIILICFATGLRSGLIRQVFSLAAIIGGIALGFFFHESLGNLLLEKNIIAEPEISNILGFLIAACSAYILIHYLSRFLTDVMEKINMGWIDHLLGGAMGFIIGLLLCYLVVVGVKQFVGEDSPFVKNSVLAPKVVTGYHILREQAPDNLDKSLEKFRELREGKEEPDFE; translated from the coding sequence TTGAACCTTTTCGATATCTTACTCCTATGCATAATTCTGATCTGTTTCGCAACGGGACTCAGATCAGGACTTATAAGGCAGGTTTTCTCCCTCGCAGCCATAATAGGGGGAATAGCGCTGGGCTTTTTTTTCCATGAGTCGCTGGGGAATCTCCTGCTCGAGAAAAACATTATCGCCGAGCCGGAAATCTCAAATATTCTGGGATTCCTGATCGCAGCCTGCTCCGCATACATACTCATACATTATCTCTCGCGTTTCCTGACGGACGTGATGGAAAAAATCAATATGGGGTGGATTGATCACCTTCTCGGCGGAGCGATGGGATTTATCATCGGTCTGCTGCTCTGCTACCTCGTGGTAGTGGGGGTAAAACAATTTGTGGGGGAAGATTCTCCTTTCGTTAAAAATTCCGTTCTGGCGCCCAAAGTCGTAACCGGATACCACATTCTCAGGGAACAGGCACCGGATAACCTCGACAAAAGCCTAGAAAAATTCCGGGAACTGCGGGAAGGAAAAGAGGAACCGGACTTTGAGTGA
- a CDS encoding polyprenyl synthetase family protein — protein sequence MEFSDIIEIIHPSLAETERKIDEFIKSDVPLVYEIAKYLLGGGGKRIRPSLVLLSSAACGLTEGENRIAAAAGIELFHAGTLFHDDVVDQAEFRRGNASSNMVWGNKPTVLVGDFMLARGLELIYSCGSLELLRVVSRASSRLAEGHVLEIMSERKMIEISEDFCFSVIDHKTAALIECSTETGALLANTSNGAIRALSHYGHNIGIAFQLIDDALDYCSEENKFGKKTGQDLAERKMTLPLYYSIENAPEDVKRRVIETLDKEDDLNSSEIEEIMEVVSHYRGVDLTRQRAKEFVVDAKRSLDGIAQSNYKESLDHLADYVAERDF from the coding sequence ATGGAGTTCTCGGACATAATTGAGATAATTCACCCAAGCCTCGCGGAGACGGAGAGGAAAATCGATGAATTCATAAAATCCGACGTTCCGCTGGTTTACGAGATAGCTAAGTACCTGCTTGGCGGAGGGGGAAAGAGAATCAGGCCTTCCCTTGTTCTGCTCTCAAGCGCGGCCTGCGGGCTTACTGAGGGAGAGAACAGGATTGCGGCCGCCGCGGGCATTGAACTTTTCCACGCCGGCACACTTTTTCACGACGACGTGGTAGACCAGGCGGAATTCAGAAGGGGAAACGCCTCTTCAAATATGGTCTGGGGGAACAAACCCACCGTGCTGGTGGGGGATTTTATGCTGGCGCGGGGCCTTGAGCTGATATACAGTTGCGGCAGTCTTGAACTTCTGAGGGTGGTTTCGAGGGCCTCGTCGCGTCTTGCCGAGGGCCACGTGCTCGAGATCATGAGCGAAAGAAAGATGATTGAAATTTCCGAGGATTTCTGCTTCTCCGTGATTGATCACAAAACGGCGGCGCTCATTGAGTGCTCTACAGAGACCGGAGCGCTTCTGGCAAACACCTCGAACGGAGCGATCAGGGCCCTTTCACATTACGGCCACAATATAGGAATAGCGTTTCAGCTTATAGACGATGCGCTTGATTACTGTTCGGAAGAAAACAAGTTCGGAAAAAAGACCGGCCAGGATCTTGCTGAACGCAAAATGACCCTTCCGCTTTACTACTCGATTGAAAACGCCCCGGAAGACGTAAAACGCAGAGTAATCGAAACGCTCGACAAGGAAGACGATCTCAATAGTTCCGAGATAGAGGAAATAATGGAGGTCGTAAGCCATTACCGCGGGGTTGATCTGACCAGGCAGCGCGCAAAGGAGTTTGTCGTCGATGCGAAAAGATCTCTGGACGGGATAGCGCAGAGCAATTATAAAGAGTCCCTGGACCACCTCGCCGATTACGTGGCTGAGAGAGATTTCTGA
- the rimI gene encoding ribosomal-protein-alanine N-acetyltransferase, with the protein MIIKSISPKYINEIVKIENESFISPWPKQILADYIKKPGFFCNIAINGTDEDVAGYSISTLIYDEIHVFKIAVSPCHRRKGVARELLSDTFNFYEKMGALSVILEVRTTNTPAIALYEKLGFEIVRTRKNYYGRGRGDAYVMGLALDHYYQKSLSAT; encoded by the coding sequence ATGATTATAAAATCCATCTCACCGAAATACATAAACGAGATCGTGAAAATCGAAAACGAGTCCTTCATTTCCCCGTGGCCGAAACAGATACTCGCAGATTACATCAAAAAACCCGGATTTTTCTGCAATATCGCCATAAACGGAACCGACGAAGACGTTGCGGGCTACTCAATATCCACTCTTATCTACGACGAAATCCACGTATTCAAGATCGCCGTGTCACCTTGCCACAGAAGAAAGGGAGTAGCGAGGGAACTGCTTTCCGACACGTTTAATTTTTACGAGAAAATGGGAGCCCTCTCAGTTATTCTCGAGGTAAGAACGACAAATACCCCGGCAATCGCTCTTTACGAAAAACTCGGGTTTGAAATCGTAAGAACGCGCAAGAACTACTACGGCAGGGGCAGGGGGGACGCTTATGTCATGGGCCTTGCTCTTGACCATTACTATCAGAAATCTCTCTCAGCCACGTAA
- the meaB gene encoding methylmalonyl Co-A mutase-associated GTPase MeaB, giving the protein MKPRRKTQAEAYRKGISKGEIPVLSRAITLAESTLPEHKKLAQEVITWCLPRSGKSIRVGITGIPGVGKSSFIESLGLYLARECGKKIAVLAIDPTSSETGGSVLGDKLRMQELSRHENVYIRPSPSAGSLGGVSKKTSDAVILCEAAGFDTIIIETVGVGQSEITCHSMVDFFMLLMITGAGDDIQGIKKGIIERADAVLITKADGRNKKKAELMKQEMEEALRFHKPPESGWVPKSYACSSVTGYGIKEIWQCVEEYEKLCRESGYFMEKRKKQAKYRLHEALAQNLEDSFYENALIKKTLGEVEREVMEGKTDPYTGAANLLDLYFEKLGLPPSPEEK; this is encoded by the coding sequence ATGAAGCCGCGCAGAAAAACGCAAGCTGAAGCCTACCGCAAGGGTATAAGCAAGGGAGAAATACCAGTTCTGAGCAGAGCGATAACTCTAGCGGAAAGCACCCTGCCCGAACACAAGAAGCTTGCGCAGGAAGTAATCACTTGGTGTCTGCCGCGATCCGGAAAATCCATAAGGGTGGGGATCACGGGCATACCAGGAGTCGGAAAAAGCAGCTTCATAGAATCCCTGGGCCTCTACCTCGCTCGCGAGTGCGGAAAGAAGATAGCGGTGCTCGCAATTGATCCCACGAGCAGCGAAACGGGAGGAAGCGTTCTCGGCGACAAACTCAGAATGCAGGAGCTCTCCCGGCACGAAAACGTTTACATAAGGCCTTCTCCTTCGGCCGGTTCTCTCGGAGGAGTTTCGAAAAAGACAAGCGACGCGGTGATTCTCTGCGAGGCTGCGGGGTTTGACACGATTATCATAGAAACGGTGGGAGTCGGACAGTCAGAGATCACATGTCATTCCATGGTCGATTTCTTCATGCTGCTGATGATTACCGGAGCGGGAGACGATATTCAGGGGATAAAAAAGGGAATAATTGAACGCGCCGATGCCGTATTGATAACAAAAGCGGACGGGCGGAACAAGAAAAAGGCGGAGCTTATGAAACAGGAAATGGAAGAAGCGCTCAGATTTCATAAGCCACCCGAATCCGGGTGGGTTCCCAAATCTTACGCCTGCTCCTCAGTTACGGGCTACGGGATAAAAGAAATCTGGCAATGCGTCGAGGAATATGAAAAGCTCTGCAGAGAGAGCGGATATTTTATGGAGAAAAGAAAAAAGCAGGCGAAATACCGCCTTCACGAGGCGCTCGCCCAGAATCTTGAGGACAGCTTTTACGAAAACGCCCTGATCAAGAAAACGCTCGGCGAAGTGGAGAGGGAAGTGATGGAAGGAAAAACGGATCCTTACACGGGAGCCGCAAATCTACTTGACCTTTACTTTGAAAAGCTCGGATTGCCCCCCTCGCCTGAAGAAAAATGA
- the scpA gene encoding methylmalonyl-CoA mutase: protein MRPDFSKIELCVGSGRSDSSQESGDIIRESPEKIDIKTLYVRDDLSDTEHLGFVSGVPPYLRGPYPTMYISRPWTIRQYAGFSTAEESNAFYRRNLAAGQKGLSIAFDLPTHRGYDSDHPRVSGDVGKAGVAIDSILDMEILLDRIPLDQISVSMTMNGAVLPIMAFYIVVAERQGVGPEKLNGTIQNDILKEFMVRNTYIYPPEFSMKIVSDIFEYTSKNMPKFNSISVSGYHMEEAGATSDIELAYTLADGLEYLRAGVDAGLDIDDFAPRISFFWGIGMDHFMEIAKMRAARMLWAKIVNQFNPKSPQSLMLRTHCQTSGWSLTEQDPFNNVTRTCVEALSAVLGGTQSLHTNALDEAIALPTDFSARIARNTQLYLQKETDICRLIDPWAGSYYVEYLTHELARKAWELIMEIEELGGMSKAIETGIPKMRIEEAAARKQARIDSGKDVIVGVNRYNPDVQEEFDILEVDNRRVRQNQIKRLEKLRENRDSKAVERVLRKITECARTGEGNLLSLAVEAARENATLGEISDACEEVWGRYQPGWRTISGVYSSEISKDAGFAKARELADRFASLEGRRPRILVAKMGQDGHDRGAKIIATGFADLGFDVDIGPLFQTPEEAARQAVENDVHIIGISSLAAGHKTLIPELIEKLSQMGADDIMVVAGGVIPKRDYDYLRDAGVSQVFGPGTVLSVAAEAILLPLVETRT from the coding sequence ATGAGACCTGATTTTTCGAAAATAGAACTCTGCGTGGGCTCAGGCCGGAGTGACAGCTCCCAGGAGAGCGGAGATATAATACGTGAATCACCGGAGAAAATAGACATAAAGACGCTTTATGTACGCGACGACCTAAGCGACACGGAACATCTGGGATTCGTCTCGGGAGTTCCTCCCTACCTTCGCGGTCCCTATCCGACCATGTACATCTCAAGGCCTTGGACTATCAGGCAGTACGCCGGCTTTTCCACTGCGGAGGAATCAAACGCGTTTTACAGGAGGAACCTTGCCGCGGGACAGAAAGGGCTTTCCATAGCCTTTGATCTTCCTACCCACCGGGGGTACGACTCGGATCATCCCAGGGTCTCGGGAGACGTCGGAAAGGCAGGCGTGGCGATAGACTCGATACTCGACATGGAAATTCTTCTTGACCGAATACCTCTTGATCAAATTTCGGTTTCCATGACCATGAACGGCGCGGTTCTGCCGATTATGGCTTTCTACATCGTCGTAGCGGAGCGCCAGGGAGTGGGACCGGAAAAACTGAACGGCACGATCCAAAACGACATACTAAAGGAGTTCATGGTAAGGAACACCTATATTTATCCGCCCGAATTCTCGATGAAGATAGTCTCGGACATCTTCGAATACACGTCAAAGAACATGCCGAAGTTCAACTCAATAAGCGTAAGCGGCTATCACATGGAAGAAGCGGGCGCCACGTCAGACATAGAGCTCGCCTACACCTTGGCGGACGGACTTGAATACTTAAGAGCGGGAGTTGATGCGGGACTCGATATTGACGACTTCGCTCCCAGAATCTCCTTTTTCTGGGGAATAGGCATGGACCATTTCATGGAAATCGCGAAAATGAGGGCCGCCAGGATGCTCTGGGCCAAGATCGTCAATCAGTTTAACCCCAAGAGTCCGCAATCGCTTATGCTCAGAACCCACTGCCAGACCTCGGGATGGAGTCTTACGGAACAGGATCCGTTTAACAACGTGACGAGAACCTGCGTTGAAGCCCTGAGTGCGGTGCTCGGCGGCACTCAGTCGCTCCATACAAACGCCCTTGACGAAGCCATCGCCCTTCCCACCGACTTTTCCGCCAGGATAGCGAGAAACACCCAGCTTTATCTTCAGAAAGAAACCGATATATGCAGGTTGATCGATCCCTGGGCGGGATCCTACTACGTCGAGTACCTTACCCACGAACTGGCGAGAAAGGCCTGGGAACTCATAATGGAAATAGAAGAGCTCGGCGGAATGTCCAAAGCCATAGAAACCGGCATACCGAAAATGAGGATCGAGGAAGCGGCGGCCCGGAAGCAGGCGAGGATAGATTCGGGAAAAGACGTTATAGTAGGAGTCAACAGATACAACCCGGACGTACAGGAAGAATTCGATATACTGGAAGTAGATAACCGCAGGGTGAGGCAGAATCAGATTAAAAGACTGGAGAAGCTGAGGGAAAATAGAGACTCTAAGGCGGTGGAGCGCGTGCTCAGGAAGATCACTGAATGCGCCAGAACGGGAGAAGGGAACCTTCTTTCCCTGGCGGTTGAAGCCGCGAGGGAGAATGCCACGCTCGGAGAGATATCGGACGCGTGTGAAGAGGTATGGGGAAGATACCAGCCCGGATGGCGCACGATCTCGGGAGTATATTCCTCGGAAATCTCGAAGGATGCCGGATTCGCCAAGGCGAGAGAGCTTGCCGACCGCTTCGCCTCGCTGGAAGGAAGAAGACCCAGAATACTGGTTGCCAAGATGGGGCAGGACGGCCATGACCGCGGGGCGAAGATAATAGCTACGGGTTTTGCCGATCTCGGTTTCGACGTGGACATAGGCCCACTTTTTCAGACCCCCGAAGAAGCCGCAAGGCAGGCGGTCGAAAACGACGTCCATATAATCGGAATATCAAGCCTGGCCGCCGGTCACAAAACGCTCATCCCAGAGCTGATAGAAAAACTCAGCCAGATGGGGGCGGATGATATAATGGTAGTGGCGGGAGGGGTTATCCCAAAACGCGATTACGATTATCTCAGGGATGCCGGCGTCTCTCAGGTATTCGGTCCGGGAACCGTGCTGTCCGTAGCGGCTGAAGCCATACTCCTGCCACTTGTGGAAACCCGAACATGA